The following proteins come from a genomic window of Synechococcus sp. NB0720_010:
- a CDS encoding DUF4278 domain-containing protein, whose amino-acid sequence MTTMSKLQYRGVTYDNANHEQPTSAPVEHAYRGQHFEAPLRHEAASVDATVDLQYRGHHYNHRQAEAASQVNQG is encoded by the coding sequence ATGACCACCATGAGCAAACTCCAGTACCGCGGCGTCACCTACGACAACGCCAACCACGAACAGCCCACCAGCGCTCCCGTTGAGCACGCCTACCGCGGCCAACATTTCGAAGCGCCCCTCCGTCACGAAGCGGCTTCCGTCGACGCCACTGTCGATCTGCAGTACCGCGGGCATCACTACAACCACCGCCAGGCCGAGGCCGCTTCCCAGGTCAACCAAGGCTGA
- a CDS encoding SulP family inorganic anion transporter: MTPASTSQRASSFRLLNQISTNNIKGDLFGGVTAAVIALPMALAFGVASGAGAAAGLWGAVLVGLFAALFGGTPSLISEPTGPMTVVMTAVIASLTARNPEHGLAMAFTVVMLAGLFQIAFGLLRLGRYITQMPYTVISGFMSGIGLILIILQLGPFLGQASPKGGVMGTLNNLPQLLANARPTEISLAVVTMAILWLTPAAVKKVAPPQLIALVVGTLLSITVLGGGGGEEIRRIGEIASGFPALQIPHFELGELQLMFVDAAVLGMLGCIDALLTSVVADSITRTEHNSNKELIGQGLGNLASGLFGGLPGAGATMGTVVNIQSGGRSALSGISRALILMVVILALTGVAAQIPQAVLAGIALKVGVDIVDWGFIRRAHRISISGALIMYLVIALTVLVDLIAAVGVGVFIANILTIDKMSALQSKSVKSISTGDGDLEISDEERQLLDAARGQVLLFQLNGAMIFGVAKAIGREHNAIGDCRAVVFDLTEVSHLGVTAALAVENAVEEAIEKGREVFVVGASGTTKRRLEKLGLYKKLPAERTGLDRRLALQQAVSAIT; encoded by the coding sequence ATGACCCCGGCGTCGACGTCCCAACGTGCGTCAAGTTTTCGCCTGCTGAATCAGATCAGCACCAACAACATCAAAGGGGATCTCTTTGGCGGCGTCACGGCCGCTGTGATCGCCCTACCGATGGCCCTGGCCTTCGGCGTCGCCTCAGGAGCCGGGGCAGCGGCCGGCCTCTGGGGTGCGGTGCTGGTGGGCCTGTTCGCAGCCCTCTTTGGCGGAACCCCCAGCCTGATCTCCGAACCCACCGGTCCCATGACCGTGGTGATGACGGCCGTGATCGCGAGCTTGACGGCCCGCAATCCCGAGCACGGGCTCGCCATGGCCTTCACCGTTGTGATGCTGGCCGGCCTCTTCCAGATCGCCTTCGGTCTGCTGCGGCTCGGTCGCTACATCACCCAGATGCCCTACACGGTCATCTCGGGCTTCATGAGTGGGATCGGCCTGATCCTGATCATCCTGCAGCTGGGACCCTTCCTCGGTCAGGCCAGCCCGAAGGGCGGCGTCATGGGCACCCTCAACAACTTGCCCCAGCTGCTCGCCAACGCCCGGCCCACCGAGATCAGCCTGGCCGTGGTGACGATGGCCATCCTCTGGTTGACCCCGGCGGCCGTCAAAAAAGTGGCCCCACCCCAGCTGATTGCCCTGGTGGTGGGGACGCTGCTCTCGATCACCGTCCTGGGCGGCGGTGGAGGCGAGGAGATTCGCCGCATCGGCGAGATCGCTTCCGGCTTCCCCGCTCTGCAGATTCCCCACTTTGAGCTGGGCGAATTGCAGTTGATGTTTGTCGACGCAGCCGTGCTGGGCATGCTGGGCTGCATCGATGCCCTGTTGACCTCGGTGGTGGCCGACAGCATCACCCGCACCGAGCACAACTCCAATAAAGAACTCATCGGTCAGGGCCTCGGCAACCTCGCCTCCGGCCTCTTCGGTGGCCTGCCCGGCGCCGGCGCCACCATGGGCACCGTGGTCAACATTCAGAGCGGCGGCCGCAGTGCCCTCTCTGGCATCAGCCGGGCCCTGATCCTGATGGTGGTGATCCTCGCCCTCACCGGCGTCGCCGCCCAGATCCCCCAGGCCGTCCTCGCGGGCATCGCCCTGAAGGTGGGTGTCGACATCGTCGACTGGGGCTTCATCAGGCGCGCTCACCGCATCTCGATCAGCGGCGCACTGATCATGTATTTGGTGATCGCCCTCACGGTCCTCGTGGATCTGATCGCCGCCGTGGGCGTGGGCGTCTTCATCGCCAACATCCTCACGATCGACAAGATGAGCGCCCTGCAGAGCAAGAGCGTCAAGTCGATCAGCACCGGTGACGGCGACCTCGAGATCAGTGATGAAGAGCGTCAACTCCTCGACGCCGCCCGCGGTCAGGTCCTGCTCTTCCAACTCAACGGGGCGATGATCTTCGGCGTCGCCAAGGCGATCGGCCGCGAGCACAACGCCATTGGTGACTGCCGCGCCGTCGTCTTTGACCTAACTGAGGTCTCTCACCTCGGCGTCACGGCAGCCCTGGCGGTGGAGAACGCCGTGGAGGAAGCGATCGAGAAGGGCCGCGAGGTCTTTGTGGTCGGGGCGAGCGGAACCACCAAGCGCCGCCTCGAGAAGCTGGGGCTCTACAAGAAACTCCCCGCGGAGCGCACCGGCCTGGACCGTCGCCTGGCTCTGCAACAGGCCGTCAGCGCCATCACCTGA
- a CDS encoding ammonium transporter: MTVASPVSRPRSKSLQEASLLEAPQLLLRKVRGLSSGRSLTWLACVPLALFGLGVFNLSARAAELPELNAAFLANNMWLLVATILVIFMNAGFAMVEAGMCRQKNAVNILAKNLFVFALAVTAYWFIGYSLMYGGSLVDGWLYFNGLFFDPTVTAEMVTEGALVPTVDFLFQAAFAGTAATIVSGLVAERVKFGEFVIFALVLTAVIYPVSGSWQWNGGWLSELGFIDFAGSSIVHSVGAWAGLVGAMLLGPRIGKFVGGKPQAIPGHNMSIATLGALILWIGWYGFNPGSELAMDQYVPYVAVTTTLAAAGGAIAATIVSTLTSGKPDLTMIINGILAGLVSITAGCGNMTLVGSWVAGAVGGIIVVFAVSALDASGIDDPVGAFSVHGVCGVWGTLVIGLWGVDGMDVGSAGLGLFNGGGFSQLGIQALGCAAYAIWTLVTCWIAWSVIGGLFGGIRVTEQEEIEGLDIGEHGMEAYPDFASAK; the protein is encoded by the coding sequence ATGACTGTTGCTTCTCCTGTCTCTCGGCCTCGGTCGAAGAGCCTGCAGGAAGCGAGCTTGCTGGAGGCTCCTCAGCTTCTGCTCCGCAAGGTGCGAGGACTGTCCTCCGGCCGTTCGCTGACCTGGCTGGCTTGTGTGCCTCTGGCTCTTTTCGGCCTGGGCGTGTTCAACCTTTCGGCCCGCGCCGCTGAGCTCCCCGAGCTCAACGCAGCGTTCCTGGCCAACAACATGTGGCTCCTGGTGGCCACGATCCTGGTGATCTTCATGAACGCCGGTTTCGCCATGGTCGAAGCCGGGATGTGTCGCCAGAAGAACGCCGTCAACATCCTTGCCAAGAACTTGTTCGTGTTCGCCCTCGCGGTGACCGCCTACTGGTTCATCGGTTATTCGCTGATGTACGGCGGATCCCTGGTGGATGGCTGGCTTTATTTCAACGGCCTCTTCTTTGACCCCACCGTCACCGCTGAGATGGTGACCGAGGGAGCCTTGGTTCCCACCGTTGACTTCCTGTTCCAGGCTGCCTTCGCCGGCACCGCCGCCACGATCGTTTCTGGCCTCGTGGCTGAGCGCGTCAAGTTCGGCGAGTTCGTGATCTTCGCGCTGGTTCTGACTGCTGTTATCTACCCGGTCTCCGGTTCCTGGCAGTGGAATGGCGGCTGGCTGAGCGAGCTGGGCTTCATTGATTTCGCTGGCTCCTCGATCGTCCACTCCGTGGGTGCTTGGGCCGGCCTGGTGGGCGCAATGCTGCTTGGCCCCCGCATCGGCAAGTTCGTGGGCGGTAAGCCCCAGGCCATCCCCGGCCACAACATGTCGATTGCAACCCTGGGTGCCCTGATCCTCTGGATCGGCTGGTACGGCTTCAACCCCGGCTCTGAGCTGGCGATGGACCAGTACGTGCCCTACGTGGCTGTGACCACCACCCTGGCGGCTGCAGGTGGCGCCATCGCTGCCACCATCGTCTCCACCCTGACTTCTGGCAAGCCCGACCTGACGATGATCATCAACGGCATCCTGGCCGGTCTGGTGAGCATCACTGCCGGTTGCGGCAACATGACCCTGGTGGGCTCCTGGGTCGCTGGTGCCGTCGGCGGCATCATCGTTGTCTTCGCAGTCTCCGCACTGGATGCCTCTGGCATTGACGATCCCGTCGGCGCCTTCTCCGTCCACGGTGTGTGCGGCGTCTGGGGCACCCTCGTCATCGGCCTCTGGGGCGTTGATGGCATGGACGTCGGTTCTGCAGGCCTTGGCCTCTTCAATGGCGGCGGCTTCAGCCAGCTCGGCATTCAGGCCCTGGGCTGTGCGGCCTACGCCATCTGGACCCTGGTCACCTGCTGGATTGCTTGGTCCGTGATCGGCGGCCTCTTCGGCGGCATCCGCGTCACTGAGCAGGAAGAGATCGAAGGTCTCGACATCGGTGAGCACGGCATGGAGGCTTACCCCGATTTCGCTTCGGCGAAGTGA
- a CDS encoding calcium/sodium antiporter codes for MPDALTFLEIVAGILLLFGGGELFVAGAVALSLLLGIPQIVIGLTVVAFGTSAPELFVSLLSTLQGNSGGDSIAVSNVLGSNIFNVMVVLGASAAITSLRVRSRLVRRDVPLLIAVSMATWAMASSGSFSWVAGLALLTALVITLVWEVRSAREDHEDGLDDIDAEGASTTPVAIVKLALGLVLLVVGSQVLIKGAIAAAQTLGVSEAVIGLTIVSAGTSMPELVTSLVAAYRGKADLAIGNVVGSNLLNQLLILGLCALLSGQDGLLVSPELLRRDFPVMVLTTLACLPIFWSGGVINRLEGWLLLGAYGLYLVEQILSSTAAPGIDEFRLFVLVAALPLVLVFLTWTSLRWMQQRKSVG; via the coding sequence ATGCCTGACGCCCTCACCTTTCTGGAGATCGTCGCGGGCATCTTGCTCCTCTTTGGCGGGGGCGAGTTGTTTGTGGCCGGAGCGGTTGCCCTGTCTTTGCTGCTGGGTATTCCTCAGATCGTCATCGGCCTGACGGTCGTTGCCTTTGGCACCAGCGCCCCTGAGCTGTTTGTGAGCTTGCTCTCGACCTTGCAGGGAAATTCCGGCGGGGACTCGATTGCCGTTAGCAATGTTCTGGGCTCCAACATCTTCAACGTGATGGTGGTGTTGGGCGCCAGCGCGGCGATTACCTCCTTACGCGTTCGTAGTCGCTTGGTGCGGCGGGATGTGCCGTTGCTCATCGCCGTGTCGATGGCCACCTGGGCGATGGCCTCATCCGGGAGCTTCTCCTGGGTTGCGGGTCTGGCTCTGTTGACAGCCCTGGTGATCACCCTGGTCTGGGAGGTGCGCTCAGCGCGGGAAGACCACGAGGACGGTCTTGATGACATTGATGCGGAAGGGGCCTCCACCACACCCGTGGCCATCGTCAAATTGGCCCTGGGTCTGGTGTTGCTGGTGGTGGGCTCCCAGGTTCTGATCAAAGGCGCCATCGCTGCGGCCCAGACCCTCGGGGTGAGTGAGGCGGTGATCGGTCTGACGATCGTTTCGGCTGGCACCTCGATGCCAGAACTGGTGACGTCCCTGGTGGCGGCTTACCGGGGTAAGGCGGATCTGGCCATCGGCAACGTGGTGGGTAGCAACCTGCTCAACCAACTCTTGATCCTGGGTCTGTGCGCCCTGCTCTCGGGTCAGGACGGACTGTTGGTCAGCCCTGAATTGTTGCGCCGTGATTTCCCAGTGATGGTGCTGACGACCTTGGCCTGCCTGCCGATTTTCTGGAGTGGCGGCGTGATCAATCGCCTTGAGGGGTGGCTCTTGCTTGGCGCCTACGGCCTCTATTTGGTTGAGCAGATCCTCAGCAGTACGGCGGCTCCGGGTATTGATGAATTCCGCTTGTTCGTCTTGGTGGCAGCTCTCCCCCTGGTGTTGGTCTTCCTGACTTGGACCTCACTGCGCTGGATGCAACAGCGCAAGAGCGTTGGTTAG
- a CDS encoding DUF389 domain-containing protein gives MGEPTPLAFLEASFEREARLDQSYVVLTVAASLIATLGLLADSAAVVIGAMLIAPWILPLRSASFAILEGRLALVGRALLTLAVGVGITVLTSAALGWVANLPVLGDEVLGRTTPNLLDLGIALVAGSIATYGRLKPEAVSSVAGTAIAVALVPPVCVLGLLLSLQQWEPARGAALLFAANLLGILSGGLLTLVATQASLRQQLFRSQMGLVSLLLTGLLLIPLTGGFVTLLGQAQQRQALQEVERAITESLRQRTITLGRDSELTDVKIDWTQNPPLIKAAVRVSRPNLPTPKQVAAVQDFINKTQKFRYRLLVQRVSIDVIGPETEPNPEPTPVEEPQEVVPEKAEPAGITPAPAVAPPPAAPAVPG, from the coding sequence ATGGGCGAGCCCACACCCCTGGCGTTCCTGGAGGCCAGCTTTGAGCGGGAAGCCCGCCTGGATCAGTCCTATGTGGTGCTCACCGTTGCGGCGAGCCTGATCGCCACCCTGGGACTGTTGGCGGACAGCGCCGCGGTGGTGATCGGGGCGATGTTGATTGCCCCCTGGATCCTGCCCCTGCGCAGTGCTTCCTTCGCGATCCTGGAGGGACGACTGGCCCTGGTGGGCCGTGCGTTGCTGACCCTGGCCGTGGGCGTCGGCATCACGGTGCTGACCTCAGCGGCCCTGGGTTGGGTGGCCAACCTGCCAGTCCTGGGCGATGAGGTCCTGGGGCGCACCACGCCGAACCTGCTGGATTTGGGCATTGCTTTGGTGGCGGGATCGATCGCGACCTACGGCCGCCTCAAGCCGGAGGCGGTGTCATCCGTTGCAGGCACGGCGATTGCGGTGGCCTTGGTGCCTCCGGTCTGTGTCCTGGGCCTGTTGCTGTCGCTTCAGCAGTGGGAACCGGCCAGGGGAGCAGCCCTGCTGTTTGCCGCCAACCTGCTGGGCATTCTTTCGGGGGGATTGCTCACCTTGGTGGCCACCCAGGCGAGCCTGCGCCAGCAGCTCTTCCGCAGTCAGATGGGTCTGGTGAGCCTGCTCCTGACGGGACTGCTGCTGATTCCGCTGACCGGTGGCTTTGTGACGCTGCTGGGACAAGCCCAACAGCGTCAGGCCCTTCAGGAGGTGGAGCGGGCCATCACCGAGAGCCTGCGCCAACGCACCATCACCTTGGGGCGGGATTCGGAATTGACGGACGTCAAGATCGATTGGACGCAAAACCCCCCCTTGATCAAGGCGGCGGTGCGGGTGAGTCGCCCCAACCTGCCCACCCCGAAACAGGTTGCGGCTGTTCAGGACTTCATCAACAAGACGCAAAAGTTCCGCTACCGCCTTTTGGTCCAGCGGGTCTCCATTGACGTGATCGGCCCTGAGACCGAACCCAACCCCGAACCCACCCCCGTGGAAGAACCCCAAGAGGTGGTTCCAGAGAAAGCTGAGCCGGCCGGCATCACCCCTGCTCCAGCGGTCGCCCCGCCGCCCGCGGCTCCGGCCGTGCCGGGGTAA